Sequence from the Methanobacteriaceae archaeon genome:
ATTTACAAATATTCCAAAGCAGATTTGCAGGTTTAGTGTATTTAAAAACAACTGAAATTGATGAAATAATTAAAAAAGGAGACATAAAATGAAAATTAAAGAAATAATATCCGACTCAATTACCTTTCCATTTTCCAATCCAGTTAGATTCCTCACCCTGGGATTTATACTGATATTCAGTTCCCTCATACTGCCCATGATACTGGCCGGAGGATATTTACTGAGAATAATAAAAAATACTTCTCAGGGAATTCATGAAATGCCCCCTTTTGAAGATTTCGTCGATATGTTTATTGATGGATTAAAATTTCTGCTGGTGAATCTTGTATATTCTATTCCCGCAGGAATATTCATAATTTTAGCAATTATGATATCAATATATACCTCTTTTAGTAAAAACATACTGGCAACCGGTCAGATCAGTGATCAAACTATGGCCATGTACTCTGGTTCCGCCTATTCCTTGAATCTTCAAATGTTTGACGGTACCTTGCCCCTAGTATTGTTGGGAATTGGAATAATACTCCTGGCCCTGAGTTATCTGATACAAATGATTGCCCTACCC
This genomic interval carries:
- a CDS encoding DUF4013 domain-containing protein → MKIKEIISDSITFPFSNPVRFLTLGFILIFSSLILPMILAGGYLLRIIKNTSQGIHEMPPFEDFVDMFIDGLKFLLVNLVYSIPAGIFIILAIMISIYTSFSKNILATGQISDQTMAMYSGSAYSLNLQMFDGTLPLVLLGIGIILLALSYLIQMIALPRMVYKNKFGAAFEIKEIYKEIKMLGWGKYLICGIFFVCVIFLTTTIGLILPDLLKSFGVGGYILSLIIIGLVVSSFEYAFQGRFMGLVYPVEVENEDDHEKLAEKQPRFAQNNEN